TACATCGCTTTGAGACGGGATAGCGAATTAAAACAGCGTGCTGTACTGACTAGTGTCTCACAATCGGTGTCCCGAGAATTGAAATCAGCAAGACAAGTTTTATGTGGTAAACGTGGTTACCGTGGTAACCATAATTTTATCAAATGGTTACCAGacaaatttaaattcaaaaaaaattgtattcagtttttttttatgcattgGGAATGATAATATCAAATATGTCCCTTGTTAGGCATTTAAATTCAGAACTTTCAAAATCTATAGTATCTTTTTAGGGTCTGCCTTGggctcagtcgactgagactAGTTTGATCTCAGTCGACCATCCTCTCCGTCCAAAAAATGAGATCCCATCTTCCCTCATCGACTGATACAAGCCGATTTCTCGGTCGACCCCCCctgttgtgtttgtgtttgtgttgaCCCATTTTTTTGCTGGGCTTTGTTGTTTTGTATTTGTTGGGCCATCATTTGTGTTGGGCTTACAAACTGATGCCCCCCTCCCCAAAAACAGgcctgaaaaaaaaggaaaaacagaaccCACCAAAAACCCCCACGTACCCACCCATTTACGACCTAAACCCAGCTCCCTCTTCCCTAATCCCCCGGCCGCACCCACCTGGTTGtgataaaaaaagaacacGCAGCAACGATCCCGATGGGGAGGGGATAAAGGAACAAGAAAAAGATCGAGGAAACCAACAAACAAATCAGCAACACCCCCcccttccccccccccccaccccccccgaTGGGGACGAGAGCAGATATCAATCTGATCTACTTCCCCCCAAAGTAAACACGAAGATTAGGAGCGAGGAATCGGGATGGCTTGGACTGCACGTTGGAACAaggggggtgaataggtgACTAATTaataatttcctttttcttttcgctTTTAAGGATACAAGCATCAAcacatgggttcactaaaacgtctaaatgatgaacacccctagtatgatgcaatagctgaagcacaagcacaagcacaagcaatagataatcaattgaaacttgATTGATAGCCGAGCACAAGATAAACAGTTAATAAGCCTAGCAAGTAAGTAAAGGAGcaaaaatgataccacacgcggagacgaagatttgactccggagttccaccttttGGGGAGGTGTACGTTttcgtttggaggagtgctctaccacaaaggtagagacacCACAAAGGCTaactctattctcctctcacaacactacaaaggtgaggtgagatttcactaatggcttccttgagggtgaacgccgaacccttacaaactagACCGGGGCACcactccacaacttaattcaaggctcccaatccaatcctcGAGCTCGTCAACACCAAGGAGGAGCATGAGGCgaccgcttccgtctagggttcccaacaacccaagagaaacaaaatccacaaaggaaacaaggcgaatcaactttttgacttcGTGAAACCgtagatcaagatcttctgctccaatcctcaaagaatcaagaagGAGAAAGCACTATGCAGGGAGATCTTGGAGATTTGAGCTCTTTGTGTTCTTGGGGAGAGAGACGAGGGGCTATTTCTTGCTGTGCTCGGCCAAGAtacccgttggggacgaagggttATTTATAGGATTTTCCTaaaatctaaccgttatgcactgcgagTTTCAGGGGTGGAACTTCCGCTGGTCACCGAAAGTTTCGGGTGACCGGAAGTTCCCGCCAATCTCTGGTCTAACCTCCAGAAAACCACGCTCTAGTCAGTAGCGTCGTGGAGCTGGTCCGAAGGTAGGGGGGAAGTTCCTGGTGACCGGAACCCCGCCGTAACTTTCGGACCTGGGCAAACACTGGCACACCAGCTAGATTAAAAGTTGTTCTCTCTCACTATTGcgtaggctttatgtgggtgcaagatGTTTATTTGTGTACGTAAAAAGCGATTCATCCATTACCTCCCATGTGgattccctcttaatagtacggagttcctacAATTCAATAAACGAAAAAGAAGCTCCACTacacttcttttcttttttaggacAACAAACTgtcttgtgccatttgatctcaaatctgaaacactcgagcaGATGGTTAGTCCACGTGTCATGTtttcattaacaccaaaacacttagaGATCGAAATGACCTTTCACCGTGATTGTTGTCAGCGGCGGCACTAGAAGGACAAGGACATGGCTAGCGAGAGAACAGTCACCACATAGATGGTGGGCAGGTGTGGGAAACAAGGTGTGAAGTGGGAAAAAAAAGCGAATCTCGAGTCAAGTCTTGTGAGGGGTCTGGGTATCAATGCCATCGGTCCAGGCATCGTCCCGCCCAGGTTCGTCTACTCCTTTTAGTACACGCGGGCTGGGCTTTTCGTACAACATCGTGTCTTGGCCGGGTTGGCCCACCACGCATTAACACAGTAAACCCCATGTTTGGTCCAACTGCGGTGTTCTTTTGGCCCAAGTCTGGTCACTTTTTGCAAACCCCGTCTCACACCTCCGAGAACTAACGACGAATATTTTAGCACAATATACGGATAAAAAACTGTATATGATGACATCGAAACCAAAACTTGAGCAAGATAGTTGTAGTACTAATTTGAACTGTGAAGAGTTTTTCGAGTAAAAGGAGCCAGCCTCCAATTTCATTACTAAAACCACAGGATAGCAATGAAGTTCATTTGAACTGAAGAGTGAAATTAGCAAACACAAAATCCTCTTGTTgattgtgaaaaaaaaaatccttttgTTGACGAAATTTCAATCCTGCCAAATTTCAAAGCAAATGCATCAATTCGAAATAAAGACCATATAAACCAAAATGCAAtttttattctaaaaaaaggaACTAATCCCGTGGGTGTGGGGAACATGGTGTGAATTGGGAAAGGAAGAGAATAGGGTGGAATTCGAAAGGTGCCTTCGGACGAGGCCAGACAGACTTGGAAACATGAACCCCGTCGCTTGTCTTCGTCTTCcagcgagcgccgccactcctccctccccatcccgctgccgagcagcgtcccagccccctcgctccgtctctcgtcttcctcctcgtgcgagctcctccaccgcaggtatctatctccccttCGGTCCTCTCGCTCCCGTCACCCCACGAACAGatcccgccctttagctccccgtttcatcttcTTTATATTcgccaattcgtaactgaggcaaaaatcaaggtagggctgcctaccgggtcctccgcccttgACTAAAAGGTTCTGCTATTTTGGTGAAGCTTACACAACGAAGGTTTATCGGAATGCGAACATAGCGAAGCTCCAAGCAGGCTATCTGTTTCCAGAGGTATCGttgagttgttgtcttttgctTTTCTCATCAGTTTATCTATTTGTTGATGCTATCCAGTTGGAGATTTGGGTTTTGATAGTGGTACTCTGCTAAATGCCAATCAGATTGCCAGGAGAAGAGCAGCTCATCTGCTGAAGCACCCTGATGCTAAAATTATAAGCCTGGGCATTGGTGACACTACCGAGCCCATTCCGGAGGTCATAACAAATGCCATGGCAGAGGTATCTCATTGTTCTTAGAGCAAGAAATCACTAGTCGTGTTGCTTTAGATCATAATTATCATGAGATAATGGTAAAAGTTCATTTTTAAGATGTAATGAATGacattcattttttgttttccttgtaaAGGATGGCCAGATAGATATTACTCATCTTTTATATATGATCGTTGTGTTGCTCTTTTACAATGCAATATATTCTTTGACGTGTATACATACAAATGCAGAGAGCACATGCTTTATCTACGGTTGATGGCTACAGTGGTTATGGAGCTGAACAAGGTGAAAAGGTATTGTTGCTTCTCACTTTGCTACTACCTCCATTTGTAAATAGATGGCTTCCTAGAAAGCATGCAGTCAAACTTTGACACTTATAATGTGTAATTATTTTGATTTATCATGAAGATTATTTCCATATTATCATAGTTTTACAATGTTTCACTACTGACATATTCGTATGGAAAGTAATGGTCAAAGAAAAGTCACATGTTGGAGACTATACTCTAAAACGTCATCGATTTATGGAGTAGCAGTATAGCACTTTTCTGTTAATCTGTCAGTAGACATCATCAGATGGCTAAGATGGTGTGCATAATTAATTTTCAGCATATGCTTGTAAAATTGATCTATTACTGTCACAAATTATTCAATCAGGACAGGTGCCATCTAGTGGCATCTGATGCTCTGTTCTTTCTGAATGGTTAATTTCATGCTTTAAGTTTTCTGTCTCGAGAGATCAAAATACTATAAACGCTTGATGAGGTGATACTTACTTTTCTTTACTGGCCCATCCAAATACCTATGTTATTCTTGACTTTGGCCACGACAAATTAAAGTTTATCTTGCCAATTATATGGTTGAGTTATTCTTTGAGGTATTCTGTCCTGAAGTGTTTattttcatcatcataaaatgGCACATTAATTGTTTGTACAGAAACTAAGGGAAGCAATTGCTGCAACCTACTATGGGGATCATGGTATTGAAGAAACAGATATATTTGTCTCTGATGGTGCAAAATGTGACATTTCACGTCTCCAGGTTCAGAACAGACCCTCTTCTCCCCCATTTAACTTTACTGTTCATGTTATTGTTGTTGGTAATTTCTCTGCTTCAAACTTTCAGGTTCTTTTTGGATCTAATGTGAAGATTGCAGTCCAAGATCCATCATATCCCGTAATAAATTTTGCAACTTATTTAACCCTCAGTGGTTTTCCCCTTAAATATTCCTGACCCTCAACCTGTTATGTTCTTGTCTTACCATCCTATTATTATGTACACGATTACTTATCGTACTTTTATCTGTTGGAAAATTGATACTATTTTCCATTTTAACAGGCATATGTTGATTCAAGTGTTATCATGGGGCAGACTGGCTTATATCAGCAGGATGTTCAGAAGTATGGAAATATTGAGTACATGAGATGCAGTCCTGAAAATGGATTCTTCCCTGATCTGTCAAGTGTCCCACAGACAGATATAATATTCTTTTGTTCACCCAACAATCCTACTGGTGCTGCTGCATCTAGGGACCAGCTAACACAATTAGTTAAATTTGCAAAGGACAATGGGTCCATAATAGTCTATGATTCTGCTTACGCCATGTACATATCAGATGACAGCCCAAAATCCATATTTGAAATTCCTGGAGCAAAGGAGGTAGGTTCTGCGTTTCAGTTTAACTCCTCATCACATTTTGGAAGTTTTAAGATTTTTTGCTACAAGTTTGGTGCCAATTCTTTGAAATTAACCTGCTGTTTCCGCTGAATATGTCAAACTTTACCTATGTCATCGTGGTTTGTTGATGTGTAGGTTGCCATTGAGACAGGATCTTTTTCTAAATATGCTGGATTCACTGGTGTCCGTCTGGGTTGGACAGTGGTCCCTAAGGAGCTACTTTTTTCTGATGGTCACCCAGTTGCTAAAGATTTCAACCGCATAGTCTGTACCTCGTTCAATGGCGCATCAACCCTTTCTCAAGCCGGTGGTTTAGGCTGCCTCTCTCCAGAGGGTCTAAAGGTAGGGTTTCAGTGCTTTGAAATCTTTATGTGGCTCTTTGACATTGTTTCTTTTCATCCATATTCTGGTGTAGGCTATGCAAGATGTTGTCGGATTCTACAAAGAGAATACTGATATCATCGTCGACACATTTACATCGCTTGGATTCAACGTCTATGGTGCCAAGAATGCTCCTTATGTGTGGGTGCACTTCCCTGGCCGTAATTCTTGGGATGTCTTTGCCGAGATACTTGAGAAGGCACATGTGGTTACCACTCCTGGCAGTGGATTTGGACCTGGCGGCGAAGGCTTTGTGAGGATTAGCGCATTTGGTCACAGGGAAAACATAATTGAAGCTGCGAGAAGATTGAAGCAGCTATACAAGTGAGCATCGATTCAGCCTATGTATTCTCTCGCACTGGGTATAGCCCATACCAATAAGAACCCAGCAGCATTGGGAACACAATTTGCTCCGCAAGCTACCGGGAAATGTTAGAACAGAAGCTAGGGTGTCATTTGCTACTCTAGGTTTGAGTATGACAATTTAATCTGGAAATTTGCTTCTAGAATCTTTAAGGTGCTTGAATGTTGAATCATACCTATTTGACTTAATTCTTCTCGTTTCTGCTGTCCTTGAGTTTTGCTGTCACTCTTGTATCTGCTGGTGACTACATGCTCAaataatttcagttttgtttATTACAATAGTACTACTCCCGCGATACTGCTCCTGTATCTACCGTAGTTGACTACCTAGAAGCTAGAGAAGAGAACTTATTGGGGCATGAGTGGAGAGAAGCAAATCGTTGACCCCGGGAGCATCAGAAATTTTGTACtatctccgttccataatttttgtcaaaatattacatgtatctagacatttttaaaaaatagatatatctttttttaacaaatttgagacaagaattatggaacggaggaagtaacatAACTTGAAATTAGCTTGTGGTCGAACGTGTGGTGACAGAGGATATTGAAAATCCAAGCTTCAGATCCATGGATGCCCTCGTGTTCACACAGAACATGCCTGTCGGAGAATTTGTTAACTGGAATAAGAAACACCTGCAACAAGAAATACTTGCAGAAGGCTCATCACTGATATAATGCCTGGCAGTTTCATTTTTCTCATCAAAATAGCAagattaaagaaaaaaaaaaaaagctagcaAGCTACTTGTCTTGTAGCAGTTTTCAAAGAAAATATGCCACCACTAGCGTAGAACCGGCTATGGAAGGATAGACGAGCGCCCGTCACTAATGCTAACCGTCAGTGGCGATCCTTTCTCGCAAAAGGAGCGACAGTCACTGGTGGTGCACCTTACCTTGCTATAGACAGAATCTTCTGACACCAATCACATCATGTCATAGGCAAGATGGCAAGGATTTACCTCAGACGATGAAGGATTGAACGTTCATTTTCTAATTTTCAAAAGtgcagtttcaaaaaattaagaCTAATTTGGGAcgtgcattttactctataATAAATCTCCTCACCGTCTCTCGTCTCTTcgtctctctctatctcttcCACGAAAAATCCCCAATTTcactctcctctctctcgtctctttctctccctccaCATctctagctgctgctgcgcatGCGTGACCGTGTCCTCTGGGCAAGGTGGAGGGCCGGATGGGAGTGAAGCGAGTCGGAgcagaggagggggaggcgggAGTAATGCGGTTGGCGTGGCCGCGTGGTGTTTGGTGGTGAAGCTGGCTGAGCTTGGAGGATAGGGATGACGAAGTTGTCAGGGGAGTGGAAGGCCATGGCCCAAAcggagagaaggagagaccTGGGAGTCTTGGATTTTATCGAGAATAAGGCCtcatttgattcaaaggatttcCATAAAAAATTTGAACGCTTGAAATCCTTAGGATTTTTTTCTACGTTGGTCGTTTGATTCGTAGGATTAAATCCtataggaatttttcctaAGGATTCATTTGTACTACATTCCATAGGAAAATTAACATCCACTCCAATTTCTTGGAAAAAATCTTTTGATCtaatcaaacaaactttgatGCAAACAAAATCTTATAATGTTCAAGTGGACATGACATTGCAATGCAACATTTTTTCTATTCTTTTACTTTTTCAATCCtacgaatcaaagaggccctaaaGAAGCAGGTTGGAGTAGCAATGGTGGCACAGATCAGATATTCTCCTCCGCAGGTTCACCTTCATTCTCTCTAGTAGTCTGAAAATTGCTATGACACTGCAATTAACAAACTAAATCACATAGCAAAAAGGTTCCTAATTTTGTGGTGTCTTTCTATGGTTAGACACAGGGCTTTATATGCAAAGATACGGTaatgcaaaaaataaagattAGGACAAAAATCGTCAACTGCATGGATTTAACCTGTTTATGCAAAGATACGGTaatgcaaaaaataatatGGAACATTTTATCCAATGGACTAAACAATGAGATTCACTTTTAATTCATTGCCTATCATGTGTACTTCGCTGGAATTTTTCTGGTCCACTTAGGTCTATCTTGATCGAGGTTCAGATCATCCGTGACAATATGATTTCTTGATGagccttttctcttcttttccgaGTCCGTCATTGTTTTTCTGGGTTGCTTTGTAGCAGTTCTTGTGCAAACCTTGTGCACTTGGGGCCAAATTTCGGACGGACGACGTACCAAACGAACGACAGAAACCTTCctccttttattattaggtagAGTcgtagatatatatatatatatatatatatatatattacttTCTTCATTTCAAAATAACAATTATATAAGAACCTATACAAGCGAAGTGAGTAATAGATTTTGGTGCTCCATTTTGAATTTGGCTGCGGAGTCCTAGAGTCCTATAGAACGTGTTTTTAGAACCCCTGGAACGTTATTAAGCCCCGTTCTTCTTTCAGTAGTGcagcccgttccggcccaacATCAACAACGGTCTTCTCCACCGGTACCGATTCCCCCATTCCCCGTTCCCCCTCCTCCGACCGGAatcgccgccgcgtccccgtCGACCATCGCCTCGGCCGCTGCAGGTACATCCACAAGGTCACTAACCAATCCCTTGTTGTTCAAATCAATGAACTCCGCGCTCGATTCGCAGATTAACCTGACCTGGCGCCATGGACGAGACGGAGAGTTCCAAGCAGAAG
This is a stretch of genomic DNA from Brachypodium distachyon strain Bd21 chromosome 1, Brachypodium_distachyon_v3.0, whole genome shotgun sequence. It encodes these proteins:
- the LOC100831819 gene encoding probable LL-diaminopimelate aminotransferase, chloroplastic is translated as MNPVACLRLPASAATPPSPSRCRAASQPPRSVSRLPPRASSSTAAYTTKVYRNANIAKLQAGYLFPEIARRRAAHLLKHPDAKIISLGIGDTTEPIPEVITNAMAERAHALSTVDGYSGYGAEQGEKKLREAIAATYYGDHGIEETDIFVSDGAKCDISRLQVLFGSNVKIAVQDPSYPAYVDSSVIMGQTGLYQQDVQKYGNIEYMRCSPENGFFPDLSSVPQTDIIFFCSPNNPTGAAASRDQLTQLVKFAKDNGSIIVYDSAYAMYISDDSPKSIFEIPGAKEVAIETGSFSKYAGFTGVRLGWTVVPKELLFSDGHPVAKDFNRIVCTSFNGASTLSQAGGLGCLSPEGLKAMQDVVGFYKENTDIIVDTFTSLGFNVYGAKNAPYVWVHFPGRNSWDVFAEILEKAHVVTTPGSGFGPGGEGFVRISAFGHRENIIEAARRLKQLYK